Proteins from one Impatiens glandulifera chromosome 2, dImpGla2.1, whole genome shotgun sequence genomic window:
- the LOC124925814 gene encoding vesicle transport v-SNARE 12-like isoform X1, which translates to MSEVFEGYERQYCELSANLFRKCNSTSLLPDGAEDKKKQLSEINAGVDEAEVVIRKMDLEARSLQPSLKAVLLAKLREYKADLNKLKKEATKASLFNVNDSRDELLESGMADAHTASASQRDRLVMSTERLNQSSERIKESRRTAFETEALGASILEDLHQQRETLLHSHNKLHGIDDAIDKSKKVLTSMTRRMSRHKLITGSLIAVLVIAIIIILYFKLFRN; encoded by the exons ATGAGTGAAGTATTTGAAGGATACGAGCGTCAGTACTGCGAGCTCTCTGCAAATTTATTCAGGAAATGTAACTCAACTTCTCTTCTTCCTGATGGAG CAGAGGACAAGAAGAAGCAGCTTTCTGAGATAAATGCAGGAGTTGATGAGGCTGAAGTTGTG ATAAGGAAAATGGATCTTGAGGCCAGAAGTTTGCAGCCAAGTCTGAAGGCTGTTTTACTGGCCAAGTTACGGGAATATAAAGCTGATCTGAACAAACTTAAGAAGGAAGCCACTAAAGCTTCGTTGTTTAATGTGAATGATTCACGTGATGAGTTGTTGGAGTCTGGAATGGCAGATGCCCACACG GCTTCTGCTAGTCAAAGAGACAGGTTAGTGATGTCAACAGAAAGACTGAATCAGTCAAGTGAAAGGATCAAGGAGAGTAGGAGGACCGCATTTGAGACAGAAGCACTAGGTGCTTCCATCTTGGAAGATTTGCATCAACAACGTGAAACTCTGCTGCATTCCCATAATAAG CTTCATGGAATAGATGATGCTATTGACAAAAGCAAAAAGGTCTTAACATCCATGACTAGAAGAATGAGCAGGCATAAACTGATTACTGGTTCACTGATTGCGGTTCTGGTTATCGCAATTATCATCATTCTATATTTTAAGTTGTTTCGCAATTGA
- the LOC124923968 gene encoding probable inactive purple acid phosphatase 2 has protein sequence MIIIICIFLALLVAPISSSSQVSISISHDTLQKSGDPVTINWSGVDSPSNLDWLGIYSPPDSPSNHFIGYVFLSTSPTWQSGSGSLNISLVNLRSNYKFRIYRWTQSEVNPDHQDHDHNPIPGTKHLLAESSELGFEKGRGPEQIHIALTDKDDEMRVMFVTADGKDNIVKFGLDSDRLEQEVGTTVTRYEREDMCDAPANHSIGWRDPGYIHDGVITNLQKGKKYYYKVGSEGEGGWSTTYSFLTQNEESNITVGFLFGDMGTATSYNTFIRTQDESISTIKWITRDLEALGDVAAMISHVGDISYARGYSWIWDHFFTQIQPIAAKVPYHVCIGNHEYDWPSQPWRPTWANSIYGKDGGGECGVPYSLRFNMPGNSSEPTGTRAPATRNLYYSFNMGVVHFVYLSTETNFLPESNQYKFIKQDLESVDRNKTPFVVVQGHRPMYTTSNENRDGPFRDRMLEHLEPLFVENKVTVALWGHVHRYERFCPINNYTCGSEELPVHVVIGMAGQDWQPIWQPRRDHPNDPIFPQPSRSLYRTGEFGYTRLVATREKMKLSYVGNHDGEVHDMVEFMASGVTNDRHDDGDMEVVKRVEHGRSIGVDKKMELDSGFGGYTKGVIVLIVGAFGGYVLGYISHARRRGSAEKGWSPVKADEI, from the exons ATGATCATCATCATATGCATCTTCCTCGCTCTCCTCGTTGCCCCCATCTCCTCCTCTTCACAAGTTTCCATCTCAATTTCCCATGACACGCTCCAAAAATCCGGGGATCCAGTCACGATCAATTGGTCCGGCGTCGATTCCCCGTCCAATCTCGACTGGCTCGGCATCTATTCCCCGCCCGATTCTCCGTCCAACCACTTCATCGGCTACGTCTTCCTCTCTACCTCCCCCACATGGCAATCCGGATCGGGATCCCTCAACATTTCCCTCGTCAATCTTCGCTCCAACTACAAGTTCCGGATCTATCGGTGGACCCAATCGGAGGTGAACCCCGATCATCAGGACCATGACCATAATCCCATCCCTGGCACGAAACACCTCTTAGCTGAGTCATCCGAGTTAGGGTTCGAAAAGGGTCGGGGGCCCGAGCAAATTCATATCGCGCTCACCGACAAGGATGACGAGATGCGGGTGATGTTCGTTACGGCCGATGGAAAAGATAACATTGTGAAATTCGGGTTGGACAGCGATCGTTTGGAACAGGAAGTGGGCACGACGGTAACCCGTTATGAGAGGGAGGATATGTGCGATGCCCCTGCAAATCATAGCATTGGGTGGAGAGATCCAGGTTACATTCATGATGGTGTCATCACAAATTTACAAAAGGGaaagaaatattattacaaG GTGGGAAGTGAAGGAGAAGGTGGTTGGAGCACAACTTACTCCTTCCTAACGCAGAATGAAGAATCAAACATAACGGTAGGTTTCCTATTTGGAGATATGGGAACTGCAACATCATACAATACCTTTATCCGTACACAAGATGAAAGCATATCGACCATAAAATGGATCACCCGCGATTTGGAGGCCCTAGGCGATGTAGCCGCCATGATTTCTCACGTTGGGGATATCAGCTACGCAAGAGGCTACTCATGGATATGGGATCACTTCTTCACGCAAATCCAACCAATCGCAGCTAAAGTTCCATACCATGTCTGCATTGGCAATCACGAATACGACTGGCCATCACAACCATGGAGGCCTACTTGGGCCAACTCCATTTATGGAAAAGATGGTGGAGGTGAATGTGGGGTACCCTACAGTCTCCGGTTCAACATGCCCGGAAACTCATCGGAGCCAACAGGGACACGCGCCCCAGCAACCCGCAATCTATATTACTCTTTTAACATGGGTGTGGTTCATTTCGTGTATTTATCAACAGAAACAAACTTCCTACCCGAAAGCAACCAATATAAATTCATCAAACAGGATTTGGAGTCAGTTGATAGGAACAAAACGCCTTTCGTGGTTGTACAGGGGCACAGGCCGATGTACACCACTAGCAACGAGAACCGGGATGGTCCTTTTAGGGACAGAATGTTGGAACATCTGGAACCGCTGTTTGTTGAGAATAAGGTTACGGTTGCTCTATGGGGTCATGTTCATAGATACGAAAGGTTTTGCCCGATTAACAACTACACTTGCGGTTCGGAAGAGTTACCCGTTCATGTTGTGATTGGGATGGCCGGGCAGGACTGGCAACCTATATGGCAGCCTAGACGTGACCATCCCAATGACCCTATTTTCCCACAGCCGAGCAGGTCGCTTTACAGGACGGGGGAATTCGGTTACACTAGATTGGTTGCCACGAGAGAGAAGATGAAACTTTCATATGTTGGAAATCACGATGGGGAGGTTCATGACATGGTCGAGTTTATGGCAAGCGGCGTTACGAATGATCGACACGATGATGGTGACATGGAGGTGGTTAAGAGGGTGGAGCATGGAAGAAGTATTGGTGTTGACAAGAAGATGGAATTGGATTCGGGGTTTGGCGGATACACCAAGGGAGTTATTGTTCTCATTGTTGGGGCGTTTGGTGGTTATGTCCTCGGTTATATTTCACATGCTAGGAGACGCGGTTCAGCAGAGAAGGGTTGGAGTCCTGTGAAGGCAGATGAAATCTAA
- the LOC124925814 gene encoding vesicle transport v-SNARE 12-like isoform X2: protein MSEVFEGYERQYCELSANLFRKCNSTSLLPDGEDKKKQLSEINAGVDEAEVVIRKMDLEARSLQPSLKAVLLAKLREYKADLNKLKKEATKASLFNVNDSRDELLESGMADAHTASASQRDRLVMSTERLNQSSERIKESRRTAFETEALGASILEDLHQQRETLLHSHNKLHGIDDAIDKSKKVLTSMTRRMSRHKLITGSLIAVLVIAIIIILYFKLFRN, encoded by the exons ATGAGTGAAGTATTTGAAGGATACGAGCGTCAGTACTGCGAGCTCTCTGCAAATTTATTCAGGAAATGTAACTCAACTTCTCTTCTTCCTGATGGAG AGGACAAGAAGAAGCAGCTTTCTGAGATAAATGCAGGAGTTGATGAGGCTGAAGTTGTG ATAAGGAAAATGGATCTTGAGGCCAGAAGTTTGCAGCCAAGTCTGAAGGCTGTTTTACTGGCCAAGTTACGGGAATATAAAGCTGATCTGAACAAACTTAAGAAGGAAGCCACTAAAGCTTCGTTGTTTAATGTGAATGATTCACGTGATGAGTTGTTGGAGTCTGGAATGGCAGATGCCCACACG GCTTCTGCTAGTCAAAGAGACAGGTTAGTGATGTCAACAGAAAGACTGAATCAGTCAAGTGAAAGGATCAAGGAGAGTAGGAGGACCGCATTTGAGACAGAAGCACTAGGTGCTTCCATCTTGGAAGATTTGCATCAACAACGTGAAACTCTGCTGCATTCCCATAATAAG CTTCATGGAATAGATGATGCTATTGACAAAAGCAAAAAGGTCTTAACATCCATGACTAGAAGAATGAGCAGGCATAAACTGATTACTGGTTCACTGATTGCGGTTCTGGTTATCGCAATTATCATCATTCTATATTTTAAGTTGTTTCGCAATTGA
- the LOC124925686 gene encoding uncharacterized protein LOC124925686 — translation MGTKVEVKNNNNNNNCNSNSYFPGYYSMRDLNNEDSSSNSWPQFYSDNTSNNNSINANGTILNNGFFPPGYDKDSVKQTMLQHEAIFKHQVIELHRVYRIQRDMMEDFRRRELQKHVIPIEMSSSSSPVAPRLLDANKWRKSSFSGRGQSVSGAEVITSKQTGLFPCGGDNSEDCEILDSRPSKVMKRLFDLQLPPDQQYIDSEGENSPIRERDGLKQGCFRGIADLNEPAVQVDEGIVTGALNLNDRSGKAVVDLTAKSKSPFFVGFQNENRYGNSNSFFENKGKGNDWLPHINEAVTGNNKTNMNLIPESSSVKPVSINGFETSRERKQDLFIDRRVPWLSGNPIRNFEPSQATSSSVNRNGYYHGSPSVPKETTPPGFPSVGRTINCRSNHFDLPDLNKISYDGFFNHEDDGKKQPDEEQHVGVAAAELPWLKTKVADEEQHVGNIPGFPIPSSKSKDEPLPSQGNNNGSKARMIDINVAYDSDSDKTTPPKEVGANNSIFLIDLNSCVSDDELPSPPLITSRNSLWRGCVQIDLEAPPAEEPDFDDDIIEEEEEDNTRAAAEAIVAISTTAPISQDNEKTSWLPLGEDSMEDPLSWFADILISSPHPPAKVSRRSSSSSLDEFEMMTLNLPEMKEEEYMPKPLVQILNREEDEMDEAGTGTVSSMANRTRRGPGRRGRQRRDFQRDILPGLASLSRHEVTEDIQTFGGLMRATGHQWQSGVTRRNGSRNGSGRGRGRRPNSTSVAAVQVTTTTTTTTGPSSTDCTQLIQQMSCADDVWGKTPRRPRRQRSCPQGNNPPQTTVLLA, via the exons ATGGGAACGAAAGTAGAGGTtaagaacaataataataataataattgtaacaGTAATAGTTATTTCCCTGGATATTACTCCATGAGAGATCTTAACAACGAGGACTCCAGTAGTAACAGTTGGCCGCAGTTTTACTCTGATAACACCAGCAACAATAACTCAATCAACGCGAATGGAACAATTTTGAATAATGGTTTCTTTCCTCCTGGTTATGATAAGGATTCTGTTAAACAGACAATGCTTCAGCACGAAGCTATATTCAAGCATCAGGTTATTGAACTTCATCGAGTTTATAGAATACAAAGAGATATGATGGAGGATTTCAGAAGAAGGGAGTTGCAGAAGCATGTCATACCAATAGAGATGTCTTCATCTTCGAGTCCAGTTGCTCCCAGGTTGTTAGATGCAAACAAATGGCGTAAATCCAGCTTCTCTGGAAGAGGACAGTCTGTTTCAGGTGCTGAGGTCATTACTAGCAAACAAACAGGACTGTTTCCGTGTGGTGGGGATAATTCGGAGGATTGTGAGATACTTGATTCTAGACCTTCCAAAGTGATGAAGAGATTGTTTGATTTGCAGCTCCCACCTGATCAACAGTATATCGACTCTGAAGGAGAAAACTCCCCAATTCGTGAAAGAGATGGTTTGAAACAAGGTTGTTTTAGAGGTATTGCTGATTTGAATGAGCCTGCTGTTCAAGTTGACGAAGGAATAGTCACTGGTGCGCTTAACTTGAATGATAGATCGGGTAAAGCTGTTGTGGATCTAACAGCTAAATCAAAGTCCCCGTTTTTCGTTGGTTTTCAGAATGAAAACAGATATGGTAACAGTAATAGCTTCTTTGAGAACAAAGGAAAAGGGAATGATTGGTTGCCCCATATCAATGAAGCAGTTACAG GgaacaataaaacaaatatgaatctAATTCCTGAAAGCAGCTCGGTTAAGCCTGTATCAATCAATGGGTTTGAAACCAGCCGAGAAAGAAAACAAGACCTGTTTATAGACCGCAGAGTACCATGGTTAAGTGGTAATCCAATCAGGAATTTTGAACCATCTCAGGCTACATCTTCTTCAGTGAATCGTAATGGTTATTACCATGGCTCTCCTTCGGTTCCCAAGGAAACCACACCACCAGGTTTCCCTTCAGTTGGACGAACGATAAATTGTCGTTCAAATCACTTTGATCTGCCAGATCTGAATAAAATTTCATATGACGGTTTTTTCAACCATGAAGATGATGGAAAGAAACAACCTGATGAAGAACAACATGTGGGAGTTGCTGCAGCTGAGTTACCTTGGCTTAAAACAAAAGTAGCTGATGAAGAACAGCATGTTGGAAACATCCCAGGTTTCCCCATTCCCTCCTCAAAATCTAAAGATGAGCCCCTACCTTCTCAAGGTAATAATAATGGTTCAAAGGCAAGGATGATCGATATAAACGTCGCCTATGATTCTGACTCGGACAAAACAACTCCTCCCAAGGAAGTAGGTGCCAACAATTCAATATTCCTGATTGATTTAAATTCATGCGTATCCGACGATGAACTTCCATCGCCACCTTTGATTACTAGCAGAAATTCATTATGGAGGGGCTGTGTCCAGATTGATCTGGAAGCCCCGCCAGCCGAAGAACCAGACTTCGACGACGAcattattgaagaagaagaagaagataatacGAGAGCTGCTGCTGAGGCAATAGTTGCAATTTCGACAACAGCTCCTATTAGCCAGGATAATGAGAAAACAAGCTGGCTGCCCTTAGGAGAAGATTCAATGGAGGATCCCCTCTCATGGTTTGCGGATATACTAATATCTTCTCCTCATCCTCCGGCCAAGGTCAGCCGTAGGTCGTCATCATCCTCGTTGGATGAATTTGAGATGATGACACTGAATTTACCAGAAATGAAGGAAGAAGAATACATGCCCAAGCCTCTTGTACAAATACTGAACAGGGAAGAAGACGAGATGGATGAAGCAGGAACAGGAACAGTCTCTTCAATGGCTAACCGGACAAGGCGGGGACCAGGAAGGAGAGGACGTCAGAGGCGGGATTTTCAGAGGGATATTCTTCCGGGCTTGGCTTCTTTGTCTAGGCATGAGGTAACTGAGGATATTCAAACGTTTGGGGGTTTAATGAGAGCAACCGGGCATCAATGGCAGTCGGGAGTGACGAGGAGGAACGGGTCGAGAAACGGGTCGGGGAGGGGAAGAGGGAGACGGCCTAATTCTACGTCTGTGGCGGCGGTCCAGGTAacaaccaccaccaccaccaccacggGTCCAAGTAGTACAGATTGCACCCAACTGATTCAACAGATGAGCTGTGCAGACGATGTTTGGGGGAAGACTCCCAGGCGACCCCGCCGACAGAGATCTTGTCCGCAGGGGAATAATCCTCCTCAGACGACGGTACTTCTCGCATAA
- the LOC124923970 gene encoding uncharacterized protein LOC124923970 isoform X1, with protein MKMAGGGDDKEEEQDGMSVHSPCKVPPSSASSLRKELSQVELELKLLEALSIYPPSKLRGIHRHFVLYGLMEYLRKSFGRQFSSSEVLQLLDRFYDVEMLKPDEEDEDILNQEEEFSLPQSYFLKEES; from the exons ATGAAAATGGCGGGTGGTGGAGACGACAAGGAAGAGGAACAAGACGGAATGTCGGTCCATTCTCCGTGCAAGGTTCCACCTTCATCTGCTTCTTCCCTTCGCAAG GAGCTATCACAGGTTGAATTGGAACTTAAGCTTCTCGAAGCTCTCTCAATTTATCCTCCTTCTAAATTACGAG GTATTCATCGTCACTTTGTTCTCTATGGTCTTATGGAATATCTTCGAAAGAG TTTTGGTCGACAATTCTCATCGTCGGAGGTGTTGCAGTTGCTTGATCGTTTCTATGATGTGGAGATGCTG aaaccagatgaagaagatgaagatattCTGAATCAAGAGGAGGAATTCTCCCTGCCTCAGAGTTACTTTTTAAAGGAGGAATCTTGA
- the LOC124923970 gene encoding uncharacterized protein LOC124923970 isoform X2: MKMAGGGDDKEEEQDGMSVHSPCKVPPSSASSLRKVELELKLLEALSIYPPSKLRGIHRHFVLYGLMEYLRKSFGRQFSSSEVLQLLDRFYDVEMLKPDEEDEDILNQEEEFSLPQSYFLKEES; the protein is encoded by the exons ATGAAAATGGCGGGTGGTGGAGACGACAAGGAAGAGGAACAAGACGGAATGTCGGTCCATTCTCCGTGCAAGGTTCCACCTTCATCTGCTTCTTCCCTTCGCAAG GTTGAATTGGAACTTAAGCTTCTCGAAGCTCTCTCAATTTATCCTCCTTCTAAATTACGAG GTATTCATCGTCACTTTGTTCTCTATGGTCTTATGGAATATCTTCGAAAGAG TTTTGGTCGACAATTCTCATCGTCGGAGGTGTTGCAGTTGCTTGATCGTTTCTATGATGTGGAGATGCTG aaaccagatgaagaagatgaagatattCTGAATCAAGAGGAGGAATTCTCCCTGCCTCAGAGTTACTTTTTAAAGGAGGAATCTTGA